In Phaseolus vulgaris cultivar G19833 chromosome 3, P. vulgaris v2.0, whole genome shotgun sequence, the sequence TTCTCCCAGGCAGCAGAAGACATTGAAGCATAAAGTGATAGGACCACACAACCAGGCCGTATGTAGCTCTCCATGTCTGATGGCCTATTAGAAAGCCAACTGTAAAtctagaaagagaaaaaaatagttatttacaTTATCATATATGCAAATTTGACAGGTAATTcgttaataaaaataacttttccCCATGTCAAATTTTAAAGGAAAGTCCAAACACCTGTGCTCGCAATGTTGCTGGGAAATGGCTAGGATGCCTGTCAAATAGTTTAAACATTATTCTACCAGTGTGATCCTGTCGCAAAACCACAAAATAGATCCAATTCAAGAGTATTATTTACCTAAGCCATCTTAAAGACAATACAGGTAAAACAAAGTACAAATTATGTAAAAGGTTGTAAAATCCCAAACTTACCTGAGCATCTGAATTCAAACTGGGAGGTGAATGATCAGAGCCTGAAGATGTATAGCCAGCTTGAAATGGAACGCTTTGAAGCCAACTAGGTTGTTGGATCCTGTTATTTGACCCTTTAAATAGATCGAGAGAGATATTACAACTATGACTTTGGCTAGTTTCCTTGTTTGAATTAACTCCTCTTCCAGAGGAGATGCTCTCCGGCTTTAGACCTCTAGCACCACCCTGCAAATCAAACTGCATCTCCACAACAGGAGGAGAAGGAGGAGAAGATGATGGTGACCTCTCTTCTGCAGGGTTACTACTGTCAGACGAGAAATACTTTCTTGAAGATGCTAGTTTAGGCAAGCTGTCCTCTTCTGGGGAGGAGCTAAAGAGTTGCAGCGGTAAATTAACTCTAACATCCTCCTGGCAGTCTGAATCTTCAACTGGAGACTGGGAACTGCTACTGCTTCTTTCTCCGCCAACTGAAAAGAAGTGCTGTTGTCTCGTCTGATCAGCACAGCTCCTAGACTTAACACTACCGCCATCACTGCTGCAGCTTCTATTTTGAGAGGGGGACGCATTGGCATCAGGGCCAGACCCAGACAGGGTGGTGGAAAGAACAGCAAGTAAGTCCATAGTTAATGGGGCTGCCGGGGTGTGGTTCAGTTGGTCATGATGATGATAGGAGGATGGTGTCTGCGATTGTACATGATCTTTTTTCCCGTTGACATTACCAGCATCCAGCAACTTGGTTGCAAGATCCGCAGGCAAAGGTATCCTATTGAGAATCTGAACAAGCTGCTCTCTATCCGGAACTTGTGATcttctttcttcaaattttccTACACGTAACGTGACAATAATCATCACAACCCAAACAAACTTGGTGCAAGCTTATTTTACACTAGACACAAAAGGTTATTTTCCTAAGGGTATGCtggttttttattattttcctgATAAACAAGCAATTATTTTCtcaaattagttatttttattttttccataaCTTCtctcaaaaatttaaaaataactattattttaaaactattttcgCATCAGCTTACTGTAAAAAGAAAGtggttgttttcttaactgatAGAGCCGTGGggctttaaaaataaaaaaataatcataatttatCTCTGCGAAACTCAAATAAAAACTATTGAACACTTTTTAGATTATCTGCTTTCATTTCGAAAATATAGTTCTTTATTTAGATAATATAAAACTTGTTAGATCCCTCAATTTCCAATCAAATTTGACCTTAGTCCATATGCTTGATGGCCTTTAgaccaaaacaaataaatttagttTACGTAATCCTAAAAATTACTGAATTAGTTCCTCTTTATGAAACTTAGATCCTAGGGTGAGGACCGAAATCCACCaattatagaaagaaaaaaacctAAATCACGTTTTTAATGCTTTATAGGATTAACTTTGACTGAACACAAAGCAAATCACACATGATTTCCCATATATTCTAGATAAAtctaaatatttatgaaataaataaatactccTTGAACAtgtacttattattattattattcgaCTTGAGTTGAACTAGAAATAACTTgtttaaaacaagaaaaagtataaattaattaattaaccaATTAAACAAAAGTTGAATTGAACGATTCTCACCCTGGGAAGCTCCGGCTATTGCAGTCAACAAGTTGAAGATTTCCAAATTCGCTGCAGCGGCGGCGGGGGCCGGCGTGGCGGAAGTAACATCCTCCGGCTGCGTTTTCCTCCGGCGGCGGTTGTGTCCGGCAAGTCTCCGGCGGCAGCTCCGCTTCCCCTCGTCAAACTCGGACAGCGGATGAAACCTACTGCACTGCTGGCAAAACCTTTGCATTTGGTTGGCGAGAAGCGCCTTGGAGGCTTTGCTATGCGCCTCGCACACCTTGTGCCGCCGGTGATAGTCCTTCGCCTTCGACAGATCCTCCCTGCAGTTATCCACCTGACACATCGGATACGTCGCGGCCCCGGGCGACCCCGAGCGCACTCTCTTGTTCCCGCCGACTCTCCCGGCGAGGTTGAGCTGCAGAGGAGCCGCCGCCGCCGCCACGCTCTCCTCCTCGAACACGACGTCATCGGCGGGAGGCTTCCCGGCGAAGCGCACGCTGTCCCAGTCCCACTTCCAACTCTCGCCGGGACTCCCCGCGACGACGCCGTACGGCAGATCGCGCTTCCGCGGCATGAGAATCGGAGGCGCAGCCACCTTCTCCATTTTCCCCGAAAGACAGAGCCAAAAATAGGAAAAGGATCTTCGAATTGGAATTCCACAAAATCAAAGGCTGTTTCCACGGAAGCGATTAACGAAAACGAAAAGCGAGAAAATCCATGAGCGTGGAATTGGAGAAACTCAGATCTGAGAGAGATCGtgtgaattaattaatttatttaatttaattttgtggTTTTAGGTTTGTTTGTTGGAAGGATTGTGTtgtggttgttgttgttgtggtgTGAAGGGTGTGTGTTAAAGTGTTTGTTGGGGTGGGAGTGGCAGGGATGGTAAATAGAGAGAGTTTGGAGGGGGGTTTGGGAGAGGAATGAGGTGTAGAAGAATCCAAGAGGTTTCGTTTCCGTACGATTGGAGTGGGTTTggttttactttgttttttatttttggtaaCAGTGGCACCACTTTTATGAGTGAGGGATATTATGGGAATTCCActgctttttctttctttctttcccttATCCCTAtcccatcatcatcatccttcTTATTCTTACGTAATATTATTCAACTATTATTACCTCAATACTCAGTCATTGCCTCCAACATTATTCATCTATAATATAAGCTCCAAACTTTAGgttaaatttttactttttttttataatgatatcAGTATTTATTGGAATATAGGTACTGTTCTTACACAAAGACTCAAATGGATTCGTTTTCGATCCTATAAGTCTTCTATCAATCTTGTTATCGATATCTATTTCGGTGTACAATtttaaagaaagaagaagagatgCGTACAAAAGGTATTTCGATGTTTAAAATAGAGTTTAGTATACATCTATGAGGTTCAGACATGTTTCTTGAATGGTATATTTGTGTCGAACACAAGTATTTTGTAGATAAATTTTTGACAATTCTAACACGATTATAACatgattttaagaaaaaatatagtaattttttaaaaactctaacttattgtataaatttttaatatgattataaaaataaggaacaaatatttttgaatcagttatgagaaacatctttctactacgagaaaaaaaaactgaaacatacttgtgtacataaatctgtgtcctacattttaaagattatacatATCTCCAAATCGTGTtagtgtctatgctacataataaatacatatatttaatatgatGGTAATTAACATATTTATGGATATAAATTAGAatgatttttgttattaatgttATCCTATGTCTTATTGTAAGGAAACATTTAAGCAGTTTAGTTCTATATGTGTTTCAGATCTAACATagacaaaatataaaaacatataatatataaatgagtgcaagctttattatataatctagttttataatattaaattaatttaaaattcatttttaatatgatatctgAGTAATTTCACAATATATAACTGGATTTATAAGATTTCAATcgaaatattataaaatgtaattTCTTCACAAAATAATATAAGTGCATGGATGAGCACATGATTGATCTTGGAGCATGATGAATCTTCCATCACAACATCAAAAGTGTGTGACAACTATTTGTAACAGTCCCCACCTATAatattgaaaacatttttatttcgTTTCACATTCATCACATTGCTTTCGGGAGTGAAAGTCAGGGTTACCTTAATTGTGATTAATTTTCATTAAGCTGCTAAACAATGATTAACCTTTAATTGCTCTTTATGTTTGAAATTGAATATGATTCTAAGAAATTTCTTCTGCAGTTAAACTATGAAGAAAAAGCAATGTTTTTTCTCATGAAATGTCACTTATAACAGAAATTGATGTAACAGTActcaaaaagataaataaaattatataaaactgAAGTTAAAGTATTTCACAAAGTGAAAACTAAAAAGCATAATCAAATTATTGTtgtaaatacattttttttagatATAATAAACTAGATAACATTATGTTATCGTATCATAAGTTTAACATGGAGATAATAATATGATAGGATAcatattatgtttaaataatataatattatttttttgttaaaattatgtaattaaatttttttatcataaaaactataaatactaaaattattttaaataattatcaaatttaatacttttttttagatAAAGTGATTCACAATCATTGAAATAATTCCAAAACATAACATTATATTGAGaactataaattaatatatgaatttcttaaaaatcTTCAATCATTGGCACAAGTAAAATGTCTTAAGATAGTTTATCAAACTACCTAAAAATCTTGTaataaaaacactttaaaatgcttgtaacaaaaaaaaaacctacaaaatataaaaaaaatccattaaaCTATATCTATTTAAAgcaaaatagtttatatttatgtaattgTTATATTAATGATTTCACAAATTCAACATAATAAACTCCATTTATATAGTATCGTTTGGATCAATTACGCATTTAAGGTATCGTTTTTTTTGAAGTTTTCGAGTTTCGTCACAGTTTGGTCTTCGATGGATTAAAAGAATGTGTATTTAAACTGTTATTGAACTCAACTTCTAAGTGATG encodes:
- the LOC137806084 gene encoding squamosa promoter-binding-like protein 14 yields the protein MEKVAAPPILMPRKRDLPYGVVAGSPGESWKWDWDSVRFAGKPPADDVVFEEESVAAAAAPLQLNLAGRVGGNKRVRSGSPGAATYPMCQVDNCREDLSKAKDYHRRHKVCEAHSKASKALLANQMQRFCQQCSRFHPLSEFDEGKRSCRRRLAGHNRRRRKTQPEDVTSATPAPAAAAANLEIFNLLTAIAGASQGKFEERRSQVPDREQLVQILNRIPLPADLATKLLDAGNVNGKKDHVQSQTPSSYHHHDQLNHTPAAPLTMDLLAVLSTTLSGSGPDANASPSQNRSCSSDGGSVKSRSCADQTRQQHFFSVGGERSSSSSQSPVEDSDCQEDVRVNLPLQLFSSSPEEDSLPKLASSRKYFSSDSSNPAEERSPSSSPPSPPVVEMQFDLQGGARGLKPESISSGRGVNSNKETSQSHSCNISLDLFKGSNNRIQQPSWLQSVPFQAGYTSSGSDHSPPSLNSDAQDHTGRIMFKLFDRHPSHFPATLRAQIYSWLSNRPSDMESYIRPGCVVLSLYASMSSAAWEKLEENFLQHVHSLIQNSDSDFWRNGRFLVHSGSQLASHKDGKVRICKPWRTWKSPELISVSPLAIVSGQETSISLKGRNLSTPGTKIHCTGTGSYSSAEVIRSSYPGVMYDKIKLSGFKVQDVSPGVVGRFFIEIENGFKGNSFPVIIADETICKELRSLESEFDEEEKMCDAISEDHEHHFGRPRSREEALHFLNELGWLFQRERFSYVHEVPSYSLDRFKFILTFAVERNCCMLVKTLLDVLVDKHMQGEWLSTGPVEMLNASQLLNRAVKRKYTGMVDLLIHYSIPNKNSTSRKYVFPPNLEGPAGITPLHLAACTSGSESVVDSLISDPQEIGLLCWDILVDANGQTPHAYAMMRNNNSYNALADRKRAARRRPEISVTIEKEIAQSSLRLELQQEQSNLVKRGQSSCAKCMTAEIRYNRRISGSQAMLHRPFIYSMLAVAAVCVCVCVFFRGRPYVGSVARFSWETLDYGTM